A region from the Aedes albopictus strain Foshan unplaced genomic scaffold, AalbF5 HiC_scaffold_875, whole genome shotgun sequence genome encodes:
- the LOC134284799 gene encoding uncharacterized protein LOC134284799, which produces MVNPAENSQQGGSGDATRNRIHAIHGTTSLPAIELLLGRENWSTWKFAVQTFLELEDLWEVVKPTPNADGTDPVVDAVKDRRARAKIILLLDPVNYVHVREAKSAREAWSKLEAAFEDSGLTRKVGLLRKLITTSLTTSNSMETFVNDVIATAHQLRGIGFEITDEWIGTLLLAGLPEEYRPMIMALENSGAAITGDVIKTKLLQEIRVPSSGAAFASNKHGRKPAKQSEKPNPSSRKGPKCRRCHKFGHIARDCSSREPKKSDGNAWCTVMSAIEEDDDDWYFDSGASNHFAKTAQALEESTKCGGTVVAANRGAMKIVA; this is translated from the coding sequence ATGGTCAACCCGGCGGAGAATTCCCAGCAAGGCGGAAGTGGAGACGCTACACGGAATCGGATCCACGCAATCCACGGTACGACAAGCCTACCGGCAATTGAACTTCTGCTTGGCCGTGAGAACTGGTCAACGTGGAAATTTGCGGTACAAACGTTCCTGGAACTGGAAGATTTATGGGAAGTCGTGAAGCCAACGCCGAATGCCGATGGAACCGATCCGGTGGTGGACGCTGTGAAGGACCGAAGAGCGCGAGCGAAAATAATCCTTTTGCTCGATCCGGTGAACTACGTGCATGTGAGGGAAGCGAAGTCTGCACGGGAGGCGTGGTCGAAGTTGGAAGCAGCATTCGAGGACTCTGGATTGACCCGGAAAGTCGgactgttgagaaaactcataacAACCTCCTTGACAACCAGCAACTCCATGGAGACGTTTGTTAACGACGTCATAGCAACCGCACACCAACTACGTGGGATTGGCTTCGAGATCACCGACGAATGGATTGGAACACTTTTGCTGGCCGGTCTACCTGAGGAATATCGGCCGATGATTATGGCTCTCGAAAATTCCGGAGCGGCGATTaccggtgacgtcatcaagactaAACTGCTGCAGGAAATCAGAGTACCATCGTCGGGCGCCGCGTTTGCCAGCAACAAGCATGGACGGAAACCAGCCAAGCAGAGTGAGAAGCCCAATCCATCTTCAAGGAAGGGACCGAAGTGTAGGCGGTGTCACAAATTTGGTCACATTGCCAGGGATTGCTCGTCAAGAGAGCCGAAGAAAAGCGACGGAAATGCCTGGTGTACGGTGATGTCTGCAATTGAAGAGGACGACGACGATTGGTACTTCGACTCGGGGGCATCCAATCACTTTGCGAAGACGGCTCAAGCTCTTGAGGAATCTACCAAGTGCGGTGGTACCGTCGTAGCCGCAAACCGCGGAGCGATGAAGATAGTCGCATGA